The following proteins come from a genomic window of Halorussus halophilus:
- a CDS encoding DUF7504 family protein, whose protein sequence is MNSRPLPNGTSVLALVSDETQELCLERVPESPRLLVVSYADTDADADTDADTNTDAIRDRFRAVDPSEVRVVEATKDTPATEHSRGQVRREAPDDLSGIGLQINEALTRWHGGDESIVVVFDSLTALLDHVTVEDAFSFLHLVSGRVEHSNGIGWYRLDPAAHDQTTVATFEHLFDAVVTTGPRGTSVEVRNR, encoded by the coding sequence ATGAATTCTAGACCGCTACCGAACGGGACGAGCGTTCTGGCCCTCGTCTCGGACGAGACGCAGGAACTCTGTCTCGAACGAGTTCCCGAGTCACCACGCCTACTCGTCGTTAGCTATGCCGACACCGACGCTGACGCAGACACCGACGCCGACACCAACACCGACGCTATTCGAGACCGATTCCGGGCGGTAGACCCCAGCGAAGTACGTGTCGTCGAAGCGACGAAGGACACCCCGGCGACCGAACACTCCCGTGGACAAGTCCGGCGAGAAGCACCGGACGACCTGTCGGGCATCGGCCTCCAGATAAACGAAGCGCTGACGCGGTGGCACGGCGGCGACGAGTCGATAGTGGTCGTCTTCGATTCTCTCACCGCGCTCCTCGACCACGTGACCGTCGAGGACGCGTTCTCTTTCCTGCATCTCGTGAGCGGTCGCGTCGAGCACAGCAACGGCATCGGATGGTATCGCTTAGACCCTGCCGCTCACGACCAGACGACCGTCGCCACGTTCGAGCATCTGTTCGACGCAGTCGTGACCACCGGTCCGAGAGGTACGTCGGTCGAAGTTCGAAATCGGTGA
- a CDS encoding DUF3006 family protein — protein MERPNMVADGTYTAVLDRFEDTQEDDGDDNRVAVFLLEGDDGVVAEKLLSASELPEEARRQDAVCELRVGDGTVVEIEYDAEETERRVSDAQSRFDRLARRPNEGDGTRADQHEESLDQRDENDDEDETDTDPSSD, from the coding sequence ATGGAGCGTCCCAACATGGTCGCTGACGGCACCTACACCGCAGTACTCGACCGGTTCGAGGACACGCAGGAAGACGACGGAGACGACAACAGGGTCGCCGTCTTCCTGTTGGAGGGCGACGACGGAGTAGTCGCCGAGAAGCTACTGTCGGCGTCGGAACTCCCCGAAGAGGCACGTCGGCAGGACGCGGTCTGCGAGTTGCGAGTGGGGGACGGCACCGTCGTCGAAATCGAGTACGACGCCGAGGAGACCGAGCGGCGCGTTTCCGATGCTCAGTCGCGGTTCGACCGACTCGCGCGACGACCGAACGAGGGCGACGGAACGCGCGCGGACCAGCACGAGGAAAGTTTGGACCAACGCGACGAGAACGACGACGAAGACGAGACCGACACAGACCCGTCGTCGGACTGA
- a CDS encoding lamin tail domain-containing protein — translation MSSSADAVLSHTSLAALSVALLLVFAGCLGASGPTETTGGDTGTGDATVGSLADDGTLSVHFIHVGQGTSILVVGPSGETLLYDTGNWDDDGEYVLDYLREHDISRIDYLVTSHADADHIGGHAAVIDYYETQADGVGAIYDPGIAASTDTYDRYLDAVEEHNVTLYQSRAGDVIPMEGASVRVLSPPKGYLDRKDRNENSLVLRVGYENASVLLPGDVERDGEGYLQDSQQKRLDSTLLSAGHHGSNSSSSPGFLAATTPRVVAIQSAYDSPYGHPHDEVLERLAERQIPTYWTGVHGDVVFETDGDRVVVKTQRAAPTDPAKIRSVSGVSPGADDPLEERGRFRIGGGQSLSGTASGETVATDGGTTGAKADATLSLAEAHPDAAGEEQSNLNDEYVVLRNDGQESLDLSGWTVSDEADHEYTFPQGTTLKPGETLTLHTGTGEDAPPDYYWNADSPVWNNDGDTVFVHTAEGTLVLEEQYDG, via the coding sequence ATGTCATCTTCGGCAGACGCCGTTCTGTCCCACACCAGTCTCGCTGCCCTCTCCGTCGCGCTCCTGCTCGTCTTCGCCGGGTGTCTCGGTGCGTCCGGGCCAACGGAGACGACCGGAGGAGACACAGGGACGGGAGACGCCACTGTCGGGTCGCTCGCCGACGACGGGACGCTTTCGGTTCACTTCATCCACGTCGGGCAGGGAACGAGCATCCTCGTCGTCGGCCCGTCGGGTGAGACGCTGTTGTACGACACCGGCAACTGGGACGACGACGGCGAGTACGTCCTCGACTACCTCCGGGAGCACGACATCTCTCGCATCGACTATCTCGTGACCTCCCACGCCGACGCAGACCACATCGGCGGCCACGCCGCGGTCATCGACTACTACGAGACTCAAGCAGACGGTGTCGGCGCAATCTACGACCCCGGAATCGCCGCTTCGACAGATACCTACGACCGCTACCTCGACGCCGTGGAGGAACACAACGTCACGCTCTATCAGTCCCGAGCGGGCGACGTGATTCCGATGGAAGGCGCGTCAGTGCGAGTTCTCAGTCCACCGAAGGGCTACCTCGACAGGAAGGACCGCAACGAGAACAGCCTCGTGCTTCGGGTCGGCTACGAGAACGCCAGCGTCCTACTCCCCGGCGACGTCGAGCGCGACGGTGAAGGGTATCTGCAAGACAGCCAGCAGAAGCGACTCGATTCGACCCTCCTCTCGGCAGGGCACCACGGTAGTAATTCGAGCAGTTCGCCCGGATTCCTCGCGGCGACGACGCCCCGCGTCGTCGCTATCCAGAGCGCGTACGACTCACCGTACGGGCACCCACACGACGAAGTTCTCGAACGACTCGCCGAGCGCCAAATTCCGACCTACTGGACCGGCGTCCACGGCGACGTCGTCTTCGAGACGGACGGCGACCGAGTGGTCGTGAAAACTCAGCGTGCGGCCCCGACAGACCCCGCGAAAATTCGGTCTGTGTCCGGCGTCTCGCCGGGTGCGGACGACCCGCTCGAAGAACGCGGGCGCTTCCGAATCGGTGGCGGGCAGTCGCTGTCGGGGACGGCCAGTGGCGAAACCGTTGCAACAGATGGTGGTACGACTGGGGCCAAAGCAGACGCAACCCTCTCGCTCGCAGAGGCACACCCCGACGCGGCGGGCGAAGAACAGTCGAATTTGAACGACGAGTACGTCGTCCTTCGAAACGACGGCCAAGAGTCGCTCGACCTCTCGGGATGGACAGTCTCCGACGAGGCGGACCACGAGTACACCTTCCCCCAAGGAACGACGCTGAAACCGGGCGAAACGCTCACACTCCACACCGGCACCGGCGAAGACGCACCGCCGGACTACTACTGGAACGCCGACAGTCCAGTCTGGAACAACGACGGCGACACGGTTTTCGTCCACACTGCCGAAGGGACACTCGTGTTGGAGGAACAGTATGATGGCTAA
- a CDS encoding metal-dependent hydrolase — MVDVAGHFAMALLFVLPAWYLADDTGTASRFVGLAMVTAMLPDSDLFLGQLLFLNINHHGITHSLTFVVPASIVFGAIATGLVVWYPRRTTPRAVKSVEPLSAFKFTTAAFLVGGVSHLFADILSAPDIAPPIKPLMPFSYATLGIDVVYYDGVFVNFGLLVVALVAHGLAYRSAKAE; from the coding sequence ATGGTAGACGTGGCAGGTCACTTCGCGATGGCGTTGTTGTTCGTGCTACCGGCGTGGTATCTGGCCGACGACACCGGGACCGCTAGCCGGTTCGTCGGACTCGCCATGGTGACTGCGATGCTGCCCGACAGCGACCTCTTCTTGGGACAACTCTTGTTCCTCAACATCAACCACCACGGTATCACTCACTCGTTGACGTTCGTCGTCCCCGCGAGCATCGTCTTCGGGGCGATTGCGACGGGACTGGTCGTCTGGTACCCCCGACGAACGACACCGCGTGCAGTGAAGTCGGTCGAACCGCTCTCGGCGTTCAAGTTCACGACGGCGGCGTTTCTCGTCGGCGGGGTGAGCCACCTCTTCGCGGATATCCTTTCGGCACCGGACATCGCGCCGCCCATCAAGCCCCTGATGCCGTTCTCCTACGCGACGTTGGGCATCGACGTGGTCTACTACGACGGCGTCTTCGTGAATTTCGGGTTGCTCGTCGTAGCGCTCGTCGCGCACGGACTGGCGTATCGCTCGGCGAAAGCAGAATGA
- a CDS encoding RtcB family protein, with amino-acid sequence MPIEMTGAHTDARVMVEDESLVEEQCRAQIQELIDHPAFTEPVRVMADTHWGAGAPIGFTMPLGDRIVPNVVGVDVGCGMCTTNLGDELPLEDDERERRVRQAVPMGRNVHEYDDAPHLVEEFPFERANEVFEQFDAAYREQFGREIDPLTFDFDGYDGEYFKSLCRRVLASQNQGMGHVIQSAGTLGGGNHFVEFARGRESGEYWLVVHSGSRYLGMSVAQHWQEKATDYRGADEIRDAIPEGYGDYLKFDPETVEGGDLFEWVTGGKGESHIRKDRVRQDFDGGDIEDAFDLLASLRPAHDAESSRNEDLDWLEGREAHGYYVDMLFAQQYARWNRELMSEAICDALGVEPAEQFQSTHNFIDFEDMTIRKGATPAREGQRLVVPFNMAEGSILARGKGNEAYHQTAPHGAGRVMSRRAAHETISLTEFSEAMEGVYSESVVESVVDEAPMAYKSAEAIADAIEPTAEIIEWLDAVHNLKAK; translated from the coding sequence ATGCCTATCGAGATGACTGGGGCGCACACCGACGCCCGCGTGATGGTCGAGGACGAGAGCCTCGTGGAGGAGCAGTGTCGAGCGCAGATTCAAGAACTCATCGACCACCCCGCGTTCACCGAACCGGTTCGCGTGATGGCCGACACCCACTGGGGTGCCGGTGCGCCAATCGGGTTCACGATGCCGCTGGGCGACCGCATCGTTCCGAACGTCGTCGGCGTGGACGTCGGCTGTGGCATGTGCACGACCAACCTCGGCGACGAACTACCCCTCGAAGACGACGAGCGCGAACGACGCGTCCGACAGGCAGTCCCGATGGGCAGAAACGTCCACGAGTACGACGACGCGCCCCATCTCGTCGAGGAGTTCCCCTTCGAGCGAGCGAACGAGGTGTTCGAACAGTTCGACGCGGCGTACCGCGAGCAGTTCGGCCGCGAAATCGACCCGCTGACGTTCGACTTCGACGGCTACGACGGCGAGTACTTCAAGTCGCTCTGTCGGCGCGTGCTAGCCAGCCAGAATCAAGGCATGGGCCACGTCATCCAGAGTGCAGGAACGCTCGGCGGTGGGAACCACTTCGTGGAGTTCGCTCGCGGCCGCGAGTCCGGCGAGTATTGGCTCGTCGTCCACAGCGGGTCGCGCTATCTCGGCATGTCGGTGGCCCAGCACTGGCAAGAGAAAGCGACCGACTACCGCGGCGCGGATGAAATTCGAGACGCGATCCCGGAGGGATACGGCGACTATCTCAAGTTCGACCCGGAGACGGTCGAAGGTGGCGACCTCTTCGAGTGGGTCACGGGCGGCAAAGGCGAGTCCCACATCCGCAAGGACCGAGTCCGGCAAGACTTCGACGGCGGCGACATCGAGGACGCCTTCGACCTACTGGCGAGTCTTCGTCCCGCCCACGACGCAGAATCGAGTCGAAACGAAGACCTCGACTGGCTGGAGGGCCGCGAAGCCCACGGTTACTACGTGGACATGCTGTTCGCCCAGCAGTACGCCCGCTGGAACCGCGAACTGATGAGCGAGGCAATCTGCGACGCGCTCGGCGTCGAACCAGCAGAGCAGTTCCAATCGACGCACAACTTCATCGACTTCGAAGACATGACCATCCGGAAGGGGGCGACGCCCGCCCGCGAAGGCCAACGACTCGTCGTCCCGTTCAACATGGCCGAGGGGTCGATTTTGGCCCGCGGAAAGGGGAACGAGGCGTACCACCAGACCGCGCCGCACGGCGCGGGCCGCGTGATGAGTCGCCGCGCCGCCCACGAGACCATCTCGCTGACGGAGTTCAGCGAAGCCATGGAGGGCGTCTACTCGGAGTCCGTCGTCGAGTCGGTCGTAGACGAAGCGCCGATGGCGTACAAGTCTGCTGAGGCTATCGCCGACGCCATCGAACCGACCGCCGAGATAATCGAGTGGCTCGACGCGGTTCACAATCTGAAAGCGAAGTAG
- a CDS encoding NAD-dependent epimerase/dehydratase family protein, giving the protein MEIEDATVAITGAGGLIGSAMCRRLSAPDIVAIDNFSKGRREWIPDGPEVREADLTDPEDVEAVITDDIDLVVHLAARSDANDADPRGQYEDNVAMVYNLLERLDEIDVDNFAFASSSAVYGEAPRPTPEDYAPLEPTSEYGASKLACEGVLSTYAHSYGLNVWQFRFANVIGLHQRGNVVPDFVEKLLDDGSQLHILGNGRQEKSYVHVDDCVDAMLHVVQHTDPSPLTTFNIGTATTTTVTQIAEVVSDVMGLDPEFVYEGGERGWTGDVPRMKLSTSKIGQTGWSPAHSSEEAIRRAAEELYEELR; this is encoded by the coding sequence ATGGAAATCGAGGACGCTACGGTCGCTATCACCGGAGCAGGCGGACTAATCGGCTCGGCTATGTGTCGCCGACTCTCCGCCCCCGACATCGTCGCCATCGACAACTTCTCGAAGGGGAGACGGGAGTGGATTCCGGACGGTCCCGAGGTACGAGAGGCCGACCTCACCGACCCCGAAGACGTGGAAGCGGTCATCACCGACGACATCGACCTCGTCGTCCACCTCGCCGCGCGCTCGGACGCCAACGACGCGGACCCGCGCGGCCAGTACGAGGACAACGTGGCGATGGTGTACAACCTCCTCGAACGACTCGACGAAATCGACGTCGATAACTTCGCGTTCGCCTCCTCGTCTGCGGTCTACGGCGAGGCACCGCGACCGACGCCCGAGGACTACGCACCGCTTGAACCGACCAGCGAGTACGGCGCGAGCAAACTGGCTTGCGAAGGCGTCCTCTCGACGTACGCCCACTCGTACGGCCTGAACGTCTGGCAGTTCCGATTCGCGAACGTCATCGGCCTCCACCAGCGCGGCAACGTCGTCCCCGACTTCGTCGAGAAGCTACTGGACGACGGGTCACAACTCCACATCCTCGGCAACGGCCGACAGGAGAAGTCCTACGTCCACGTAGACGACTGCGTAGACGCGATGCTCCACGTCGTCCAGCACACCGACCCGTCACCGCTCACGACGTTCAACATCGGCACGGCGACCACGACGACGGTGACCCAAATCGCAGAAGTCGTCTCCGACGTGATGGGACTCGACCCCGAGTTCGTCTACGAAGGCGGCGAGCGCGGTTGGACGGGCGACGTACCGCGGATGAAACTCTCCACCTCGAAAATCGGCCAGACGGGGTGGTCGCCAGCGCACAGTAGCGAGGAAGCGATTCGCCGAGCGGCCGAAGAGTTGTACGAAGAACTGCGCTGA
- a CDS encoding DUF7576 family protein, translating to MTDRESDETIADASRRESKESESVEKVCADCGTLLDSTEWLPTRTSFDDENVVVYLFCDEDCRDAWQSE from the coding sequence GTGACCGACCGAGAGAGCGACGAGACGATTGCAGACGCCTCTCGCAGAGAGAGTAAAGAGAGCGAGTCAGTCGAGAAAGTGTGTGCCGACTGTGGCACCCTTCTCGATAGCACGGAGTGGCTTCCGACGCGAACGTCCTTCGACGACGAGAACGTCGTTGTGTACCTGTTCTGTGACGAAGACTGCCGGGACGCGTGGCAATCCGAGTAG
- a CDS encoding HalOD1 output domain-containing protein, with amino-acid sequence MSERARQTLRDGESASTAIVDAVSEVTGTPATELPPLDESIDAGALDQLFDRPTVPQKRRGVVVFEMADCLVAVTSQNTITVTKVDGDGTLAETLSLAEEADTA; translated from the coding sequence ATGAGCGAGAGAGCACGACAGACGCTTCGAGACGGTGAATCGGCCAGTACCGCTATCGTAGACGCCGTTTCGGAGGTCACCGGAACACCAGCGACGGAACTCCCGCCGCTCGACGAGAGTATCGACGCGGGGGCACTCGACCAGTTGTTCGACCGACCGACGGTGCCACAGAAACGGCGGGGAGTCGTCGTCTTCGAGATGGCCGACTGTCTGGTGGCAGTCACCAGTCAGAACACGATTACAGTCACGAAGGTAGACGGCGACGGGACGCTCGCGGAGACCCTCTCGCTCGCCGAGGAAGCAGACACCGCCTAA
- a CDS encoding PAS domain S-box protein codes for MSTATIHILYVEPNEAVSTSRSNALEATASEFLVDTVQTTERAVQRCERTAYDAIVSRYDLDSTDGISFLTSVLADRPSMTTILLTDDVTASLLRDAYSSGIDEIVPIDDDSADVSALTNRLHNQFDTARQAKADGPEESSGSEGFAVERPGLEKPARQLESLARTTPDSIVTIDTESVIHFANPAIEDILGYEPEEIIGEPLTQLMSDPLAERHESAFQRYLDTGEQQLDWENIELPAQHKDGSEVPLSISFSELTYDGEHFFTGILRDVSEKKELRAERELLHEVTREIAEASTFEEGVEIALSDVGEAMNWAYGEAWVPDEEGTHLARHTSKYVESNDYLRFYEASESMTFKRNEGLPGRVWESAEPEWMSDVSSEPEAQFVRADEAARVGLQAALGVPITAGGKVVAVVVFAMPEHRESDDGMIQATAGVAASLGRLMLRKQAEQALREERNLKTRILETSPLGIVIIDAQGQFEYVNDAAESILDVSLDDDSDLTYDDLELQTMDERGDPIEDPQRPYRKVLETGESLQQEVQVRRPGGEPRWLSVNGAPLEDETGAVTKTVFAFEDVTERKERERELEQANAMLETARDGVYALDEEGRFIGVNQAYADMVGYPREEILGQPATMITSEQISADVEEIQAELAETDQDVMTYEAVLQTAGGNPLPIEARISLLPLGDGRNGRVGVVRDISARKRREEQLKQLNELAQALTTAETAQEVCEMAVETAHEALELPMTAIERYDDQTGRLAPIARTSEVTELVGDELLFEAERDLPWRVYTEQRERVVNDIESDAELADAETPLESVIVLPIGSYGVFISGATTPDAFSEQDATLANIFVANVEAALDRVEREAQLRERTEELEDRTTTLERVNRINSVIRDLTQLLTQASSREEIEQSVCTLLANSDPYRFVWIGEQNAIGGEIVSRESAGVEQGYLDAITITADESPTGNGPAGRAVETHEPQVQNNLHRDPPFDPWRAEALQRGYRSSISVPLVYMGTLYGVLNLYAATPGVFDELEMTVLEELGQMIGYAINALERKKALVSDRAVELQFQISNADIAAVQFARDEDSLFEFEALVEQADSSLRAFFTVSGSPPERVEEYSRRSTVINDLNLIAEREEGYLYEATVSESSFLASCLQAGAHPTELTATGDGAQLTVELPSTGDIKAFLEMFLQTYDGAELTARRELDRPIRTEQEFQALYEERLTEREEEVLRTAYYAGFFNFPRDSSGSEVAEILDVSQPTVNRHLRKGERKLFDLIFEGDPETNGEQ; via the coding sequence CACAATCAGTTCGATACCGCACGTCAGGCCAAAGCAGACGGGCCGGAGGAGTCCTCGGGTTCGGAGGGGTTTGCGGTCGAGCGCCCCGGATTGGAGAAACCAGCACGCCAACTCGAATCGCTCGCTCGAACCACGCCGGACTCGATCGTCACCATCGACACGGAGAGCGTGATTCACTTCGCGAACCCGGCCATCGAAGACATCTTGGGGTACGAACCGGAGGAAATAATCGGTGAACCGCTGACGCAACTCATGAGCGACCCTCTCGCCGAGAGACACGAGTCGGCGTTCCAGCGGTATCTGGATACCGGTGAGCAGCAACTCGATTGGGAGAACATCGAACTTCCGGCCCAGCACAAAGACGGGAGCGAAGTCCCGCTGAGCATCTCCTTTAGCGAACTCACGTACGACGGGGAACACTTCTTCACCGGCATCCTCCGGGACGTCAGCGAGAAGAAAGAACTGCGGGCCGAACGCGAACTCCTCCACGAGGTCACCCGCGAAATCGCGGAGGCGAGCACGTTCGAAGAGGGCGTAGAAATCGCGTTGAGCGACGTGGGTGAGGCGATGAACTGGGCGTACGGTGAAGCGTGGGTGCCTGACGAAGAAGGGACGCACCTCGCGCGTCACACCTCGAAGTACGTCGAATCGAACGACTACCTGCGCTTCTACGAGGCGTCCGAGTCGATGACGTTCAAGCGTAACGAAGGCCTCCCTGGACGCGTCTGGGAGTCGGCCGAACCGGAGTGGATGTCCGACGTGTCCAGCGAACCCGAAGCGCAGTTCGTTCGGGCCGACGAGGCAGCGCGAGTCGGACTACAGGCCGCACTCGGGGTTCCGATTACGGCCGGTGGCAAGGTCGTCGCGGTAGTCGTCTTCGCGATGCCCGAGCATCGTGAGTCCGACGACGGTATGATACAGGCGACCGCGGGAGTTGCGGCGAGTCTCGGACGCCTCATGCTCCGCAAACAGGCGGAACAGGCACTCCGCGAGGAGCGTAATCTCAAGACTCGTATCCTCGAAACCAGTCCGCTCGGTATCGTCATCATAGACGCACAGGGGCAGTTCGAGTACGTGAACGACGCCGCGGAGTCGATACTCGACGTGTCGCTAGACGACGATTCTGACTTGACCTACGACGACCTCGAACTCCAGACAATGGACGAGCGCGGCGACCCAATCGAGGACCCGCAACGACCGTATCGGAAAGTCTTGGAGACCGGCGAATCTCTCCAGCAGGAAGTGCAAGTTCGGCGTCCGGGAGGGGAACCCCGTTGGCTGTCCGTCAACGGTGCGCCACTCGAAGACGAGACTGGGGCGGTCACGAAGACGGTCTTCGCGTTCGAGGACGTCACCGAGCGCAAAGAACGAGAGCGAGAACTCGAACAGGCCAACGCGATGCTGGAGACCGCCCGCGACGGCGTCTACGCACTCGACGAGGAGGGCCGATTCATCGGCGTGAATCAGGCCTACGCGGACATGGTCGGCTACCCTCGCGAAGAGATTCTCGGCCAGCCAGCGACGATGATTACGTCCGAACAAATCAGTGCCGACGTCGAGGAGATTCAGGCCGAACTCGCCGAAACGGACCAAGACGTGATGACGTACGAAGCGGTCCTCCAGACTGCGGGCGGGAATCCGTTACCTATCGAGGCTCGAATCTCGCTGCTCCCACTCGGGGACGGGCGCAACGGCAGGGTGGGCGTCGTTCGAGACATCAGTGCCCGCAAGCGCCGAGAGGAGCAACTGAAACAACTCAACGAACTCGCGCAAGCCCTCACGACTGCCGAGACCGCACAGGAAGTGTGTGAGATGGCCGTCGAGACGGCTCACGAGGCGCTCGAACTGCCTATGACGGCCATCGAACGCTACGACGACCAGACCGGCCGGTTGGCACCGATTGCGAGGACGTCCGAGGTGACCGAACTCGTGGGCGACGAATTGCTGTTCGAAGCCGAGCGCGACCTTCCGTGGCGCGTGTACACCGAACAACGAGAGCGAGTCGTCAACGACATCGAATCGGACGCAGAACTAGCCGATGCCGAAACGCCCCTAGAGAGCGTCATCGTCCTCCCTATCGGGAGCTACGGCGTGTTCATCAGTGGTGCGACGACTCCCGATGCGTTCAGTGAACAGGACGCCACGCTTGCGAACATCTTCGTGGCGAACGTCGAAGCCGCCCTCGACCGCGTCGAGCGTGAAGCACAACTCAGAGAGCGCACTGAGGAGTTGGAAGACCGGACGACGACGCTCGAACGAGTCAACCGAATCAATTCGGTGATTCGAGACCTCACACAGTTGTTGACCCAGGCTTCCAGTCGAGAGGAAATCGAGCAGTCCGTCTGTACGCTGCTGGCGAACTCCGACCCGTACCGGTTCGTCTGGATCGGCGAACAGAACGCTATCGGGGGAGAGATAGTCTCCCGAGAGTCCGCTGGCGTCGAACAGGGGTATCTGGACGCTATCACGATCACGGCAGACGAATCGCCGACCGGAAACGGCCCGGCTGGGCGCGCTGTCGAAACCCACGAACCTCAAGTCCAGAACAACCTACATCGCGACCCGCCGTTCGACCCGTGGCGAGCCGAAGCGCTCCAGCGAGGATACCGGTCGAGTATCTCCGTGCCGCTGGTCTACATGGGGACGCTGTACGGCGTCTTGAACTTGTACGCAGCGACGCCGGGCGTCTTCGACGAGTTAGAGATGACGGTGTTGGAAGAGTTAGGGCAGATGATCGGCTACGCCATCAACGCGCTGGAGCGCAAGAAGGCGTTGGTGAGCGACAGAGCAGTCGAACTGCAGTTCCAGATTTCGAACGCCGACATCGCAGCCGTGCAGTTCGCCAGAGACGAAGACAGTCTGTTCGAGTTCGAGGCGTTGGTCGAACAGGCCGACAGTTCGCTGCGGGCGTTCTTCACCGTCTCGGGAAGCCCGCCCGAACGAGTCGAGGAGTACAGCCGTCGGTCCACCGTCATCAACGACCTCAACCTCATCGCTGAGCGCGAAGAAGGATACCTCTACGAGGCGACCGTGAGTGAGTCGAGTTTCCTCGCGTCCTGTCTGCAAGCGGGTGCCCACCCGACCGAACTCACGGCCACCGGGGACGGCGCGCAACTGACGGTCGAACTCCCGAGTACCGGCGACATCAAAGCGTTTCTGGAGATGTTCCTCCAGACGTACGACGGTGCAGAACTCACCGCACGCCGCGAACTCGACCGGCCGATTCGGACCGAACAGGAGTTCCAAGCGCTCTACGAAGAGCGACTGACCGAACGCGAGGAAGAAGTGTTGCGGACGGCCTACTACGCGGGCTTCTTCAACTTCCCGCGGGACAGTTCCGGGAGTGAAGTGGCCGAAATCCTCGATGTGTCCCAACCAACGGTAAATCGGCATCTCCGCAAAGGTGAGCGCAAACTGTTCGACCTCATCTTCGAGGGAGATCCGGAGACAAACGGAGAGCAGTGA